One Dokdonia sp. Dokd-P16 genomic window carries:
- a CDS encoding FAD/NAD(P)-binding protein yields the protein MKHYAIIGGGPRGLFALESLFIALYNNAPEAQIKVTLFEPFKYPGAGWVWNPEQVENNWLNITERALQDLPGRPEIKLGDDIIPAFPSYTEWLPKEQQNPPSTHPDQFPPRAKMGTYLNARFEVLAAALHGFGLLETITETVNELTYVAPYFTAETSTQSVKQIEEVVLTIGHQDTILSDQLQEWQDHVAQKDNTILFTEAYPVEKIMQANITSESVVAFRGFGLAMIDQIRALTLQRGAHFEILDNDSKEVAFHAGENHPQRFVPFSLDGLPMVPKPINKAVDKWFMPSDDTIDAFAKAIHQGACGDHPAKDQYFLLEAMAAVVAPLFLRLEDKALSHDLSEEEVYFLSINYLNNKSLAHPLLLSHQKPVLQMMQQQVEMAVGEAPVSLDYVIGQVWRHCQPTIYREFSYPEIADDVVAEVIALDEASKRYSYGPPVESIQQLIALAKAGLLDLNLVNNPAITCVDGGWQLESDGKKITVDVMLNAVLNSPQLVTVDTPIIKNLLHNEMIEPKHTDLGIRTDDYGYVEVPEGKSFVPLAVLGRLSKGSVIGVDAILECFGPRTVSWSERSIDLMKNEK from the coding sequence ATGAAACACTACGCCATAATAGGAGGAGGTCCTAGAGGACTTTTTGCTCTTGAAAGTCTTTTTATTGCGCTTTACAATAACGCTCCAGAAGCTCAAATAAAAGTCACTTTATTTGAACCATTTAAGTATCCTGGTGCTGGATGGGTGTGGAATCCAGAACAAGTAGAAAATAACTGGCTTAATATTACTGAGCGTGCCTTACAAGACTTGCCTGGCAGACCAGAAATAAAACTAGGTGATGATATCATCCCTGCATTTCCCTCTTATACAGAATGGTTACCAAAAGAACAACAAAACCCTCCTTCCACACATCCAGACCAGTTCCCTCCACGGGCAAAAATGGGAACCTACCTTAATGCTCGTTTTGAAGTCCTCGCCGCGGCACTTCATGGTTTTGGATTGCTAGAAACCATAACAGAGACCGTAAACGAACTCACTTACGTAGCGCCATACTTTACAGCAGAGACATCAACACAATCTGTAAAACAAATAGAAGAAGTAGTCCTCACGATAGGACATCAAGACACGATACTTTCAGATCAGTTGCAAGAGTGGCAAGACCATGTAGCGCAAAAAGACAACACCATTCTCTTTACAGAAGCATACCCAGTAGAAAAAATAATGCAAGCAAACATAACTTCAGAGAGCGTAGTTGCTTTTCGAGGTTTCGGGCTTGCTATGATAGACCAGATACGTGCGCTTACCTTGCAACGCGGTGCACATTTCGAGATCCTTGATAATGATTCAAAAGAAGTAGCTTTTCACGCTGGAGAAAACCATCCGCAGCGGTTTGTTCCCTTTTCATTAGACGGGCTTCCTATGGTGCCTAAACCTATAAACAAAGCGGTAGATAAGTGGTTTATGCCCAGTGATGATACTATAGACGCTTTCGCGAAAGCGATACACCAAGGCGCCTGCGGCGATCACCCAGCAAAAGATCAGTATTTCTTGCTAGAGGCAATGGCAGCTGTGGTAGCTCCATTATTTTTAAGATTAGAAGACAAGGCACTTTCACACGACTTATCTGAAGAGGAAGTTTATTTCTTAAGCATAAATTACCTCAACAATAAATCACTAGCGCATCCCCTACTCCTATCGCATCAAAAACCGGTATTACAAATGATGCAACAGCAAGTGGAAATGGCAGTAGGAGAAGCACCTGTAAGCCTTGACTACGTTATAGGGCAAGTATGGCGACACTGCCAGCCTACCATCTATAGAGAGTTCTCATATCCAGAAATTGCAGATGATGTGGTGGCAGAAGTTATTGCACTAGACGAAGCATCAAAAAGATATTCTTACGGTCCTCCAGTTGAAAGTATACAACAGCTTATTGCACTTGCAAAAGCTGGATTGTTAGATCTTAACTTGGTAAATAATCCAGCAATCACTTGTGTAGACGGAGGCTGGCAACTTGAATCTGATGGTAAAAAAATTACCGTAGATGTAATGCTTAATGCTGTACTAAACTCTCCACAACTTGTTACGGTAGATACACCAATTATAAAAAACTTACTACACAACGAGATGATTGAGCCTAAACATACAGATCTAGGCATACGCACAGACGATTATGGTTATGTAGAAGTGCCTGAAGGTAAAAGTTTTGTGCCACTAGCGGTATTAGGCAGACTATCTAAAGGAAGTGTGATAGGTGTAGATGCAATTTTAGAATGCTTTGGACCCCGCACTGTAAGCTGGTCTGAGCGCAGCATAGATTTAATGAAGAACGAAAAATAA
- a CDS encoding DUF2254 domain-containing protein gives MNKIYTKLKLLYSQVTGNIGFFPSLIALMGLAFAFLMLYIEEQGVSKYFIDNFPWLVINNADTARTLLSTFIGGIISLMVFSFSMVMLLLNQASNNYSPRILPGLISNKKHQYVLGFYIAVIIYCIIILLSIVPTDDKHQLPGFAVLVGIILSIHVLAAFIYFIHSISQAIQINNITDRIFGAARKRLQTLIDKENEVEGLDIFDDVSDWHGYKSTSSGYLNDIAFDSLSKLAKDQDISIKMLVSKGEFVLVDVPIVKVNKELDEENQDMLQSCFGFSRSEIVKLNYVLGFKQLTEIAVKAMSPGINDPGTAITCIDYLTELFALRMLKKDNSYVVNDDNKAVVSLDTVDFDELIYYIFASLRQYCKADFIMMTKMLTSLYYLKNVETIDDSYKKVINTQAQLILEDAQAFIKNETDLKNLKEFTQKFK, from the coding sequence ATGAATAAAATTTACACAAAACTCAAATTGCTATATAGTCAAGTCACAGGAAACATAGGTTTCTTTCCAAGTCTTATAGCATTGATGGGACTTGCCTTTGCTTTTTTAATGCTCTACATAGAGGAACAAGGAGTTTCCAAATACTTTATTGACAATTTCCCGTGGCTCGTTATTAATAATGCAGATACTGCACGCACACTATTAAGCACATTTATAGGAGGTATTATCTCTCTTATGGTTTTTAGCTTTTCTATGGTGATGTTATTACTCAATCAAGCATCTAATAATTATTCCCCTCGTATTCTCCCAGGACTTATATCAAATAAAAAACACCAGTATGTGTTAGGTTTTTACATTGCTGTAATTATCTATTGTATTATCATATTATTGAGTATAGTTCCTACAGATGATAAACATCAATTACCAGGTTTTGCAGTTCTTGTGGGGATTATTTTAAGTATCCATGTACTAGCAGCATTTATCTACTTTATTCACTCTATCTCGCAAGCAATACAGATTAACAATATTACTGACCGCATTTTTGGAGCAGCACGAAAGAGACTACAAACACTCATTGATAAGGAAAATGAAGTGGAAGGCCTTGACATTTTTGACGATGTTTCTGATTGGCATGGCTATAAAAGTACCTCATCTGGGTATCTTAATGATATTGCCTTTGATTCACTGTCAAAACTTGCAAAAGACCAGGATATCTCTATAAAGATGCTCGTTTCTAAAGGAGAGTTTGTACTAGTAGATGTCCCTATAGTAAAGGTAAATAAAGAGCTTGATGAAGAAAATCAAGACATGCTTCAATCATGTTTTGGGTTTTCTCGTAGTGAGATAGTGAAACTCAATTATGTATTAGGTTTTAAACAACTTACAGAGATTGCTGTAAAAGCGATGAGTCCAGGTATAAATGACCCTGGAACTGCCATAACTTGTATTGATTACCTTACAGAGCTTTTTGCATTGAGAATGCTCAAGAAAGATAATAGCTACGTAGTAAATGATGATAATAAAGCTGTTGTGTCGCTAGATACGGTTGACTTTGATGAGCTTATTTATTACATATTTGCTAGTTTGCGTCAGTATTGCAAGGCAGATTTTATAATGATGACAAAAATGTTGACCTCGCTTTATTATCTCAAAAATGTGGAGACCATAGATGATAGTTACAAAAAGGTCATAAATACACAAGCCCAACTCATTCTTGAGGACGCACAAGCGTTTATTAAAAATGAAACAGATCTAAAGAATCTAAAAGAGTTTACTCAAAAATTTAAGTAG
- a CDS encoding MBL fold metallo-hydrolase, with product MKHLCTLFLIAFTISSCKETAKETETVLEVERVEEGTATTDGEVKEFEIIPIEHASTILNWDGRTVYVDPVGKPELYGGYKKPDLIVITHLHGDHLNVKTLEGLDTSTARIVVPQSVADKMPEAFSSKLDILNNGEKTETLGITTNAVPMYNLGPEEERRHKKGWGNGYVLEKDGKRVYFSGDTEDIPEMRNLQDIDIAFVCMNLPYTMTVESAASAVLDFKPTQVYPFHYRGSEGLSDVDTFKSLVNKGSDAIEVVQLDWYPNRS from the coding sequence ATGAAACATTTATGTACTCTTTTTTTAATTGCTTTTACGATTTCTAGTTGTAAAGAAACCGCAAAAGAAACGGAAACTGTTCTCGAAGTAGAACGTGTGGAAGAAGGAACTGCAACAACAGATGGAGAGGTAAAAGAATTTGAAATTATCCCTATTGAGCATGCATCTACAATTCTTAACTGGGATGGTAGAACCGTTTATGTAGATCCAGTCGGAAAACCTGAGCTCTACGGAGGTTATAAAAAGCCAGATCTTATTGTAATTACTCACCTTCATGGAGATCACCTCAATGTAAAAACGCTCGAAGGTCTAGACACCTCAACCGCGAGAATCGTCGTGCCACAATCTGTAGCAGATAAGATGCCAGAAGCCTTTAGCTCAAAGCTAGATATCTTAAATAACGGAGAAAAAACAGAAACTTTAGGCATCACGACAAACGCTGTACCTATGTATAATCTAGGTCCAGAAGAGGAACGCCGTCACAAAAAGGGATGGGGTAATGGTTATGTACTAGAGAAAGACGGTAAGAGAGTTTACTTTTCTGGAGATACAGAAGATATTCCAGAGATGCGCAATTTACAAGATATTGACATTGCCTTTGTTTGTATGAACTTACCTTATACAATGACGGTAGAGAGTGCTGCTAGTGCAGTTTTAGATTTTAAACCTACACAAGTATATCCATTTCATTATAGAGGGTCAGAAGGTTTAAGTGATGTTGACACATTTAAATCGCTTGTAAATAAAGGAAGTGATGCTATTGAGGTTGTACAACTAGATTGGTATCCTAATCGTAGCTAA
- a CDS encoding GNAT family N-acetyltransferase yields MNIIPYNSQFAADFKTLNIEWLEAFFYVEPYDLKVLSNPEEYIIDKGGFIFFASKDDQILGTVALMPTGNTAVLELTKMAVSPSARGMGIGQQLIAHCIAFAKAQHLNKLILYSHRKLENAIYIYKKWDFKEIPLEENSAYERANIKMELPLK; encoded by the coding sequence GTGAACATCATTCCATATAATTCTCAATTTGCTGCAGATTTTAAAACTCTTAATATAGAATGGCTCGAGGCCTTTTTCTATGTGGAGCCTTATGATCTCAAAGTGTTGAGTAATCCCGAAGAATACATCATTGACAAAGGAGGTTTTATCTTCTTTGCATCAAAAGATGATCAAATTCTAGGTACGGTAGCGCTTATGCCAACTGGAAATACTGCTGTGTTAGAACTTACAAAAATGGCAGTCTCACCTTCGGCTAGAGGGATGGGAATTGGACAGCAATTGATCGCACATTGTATCGCTTTCGCGAAAGCGCAACATCTCAACAAACTCATTTTATACTCACACCGTAAGCTTGAAAATGCTATTTATATTTATAAAAAATGGGATTTTAAGGAAATTCCACTCGAAGAAAACTCGGCTTACGAACGTGCGAATATTAAGATGGAATTACCACTCAAATAA
- a CDS encoding formimidoylglutamase has product MIQLHIATRDLIRTCTSVREGETKLGETVQICDSLDDMATTSGTFVVFGICEDIGVQANYGKPGARKAWDSFLTTFVNIQENKFNKGADIILLGHISVSPDIKDIAQEPADSLGTIVNRIDSKVAAVVQRIIESGKIPIIIGGGHNNAYGIIKGTASALKKPIDIINFDAHTDLRSTDYRHSGNGFSYAFKQEKNAYLNHYTVFGLHENYTPQYILDAIEGGSYKDSVSLFLMEDMLLEAAQVSQFTKVKSTLSKKSLGIEVDCDSIAHFSSSAQSSTGFSLEMMRYYLTELAQLPLPAYLHICEASPSKKNKSQIGKALTYLVTDFIRNYREHHSI; this is encoded by the coding sequence ATGATTCAACTTCACATAGCCACACGAGACCTTATACGTACTTGTACTTCTGTAAGAGAAGGCGAGACTAAACTAGGTGAGACTGTGCAAATATGTGATAGCCTTGATGATATGGCAACAACTTCTGGAACTTTTGTAGTCTTTGGTATTTGTGAGGATATTGGAGTTCAAGCAAATTACGGTAAGCCTGGAGCAAGAAAGGCTTGGGATAGCTTTTTGACCACATTTGTAAACATACAAGAAAACAAATTTAATAAAGGAGCAGATATTATTCTCTTAGGTCACATCTCTGTATCTCCAGATATTAAAGACATCGCGCAGGAGCCAGCAGATTCTCTCGGAACCATTGTAAATAGAATTGATAGCAAGGTAGCTGCTGTAGTGCAACGCATTATTGAGTCTGGCAAAATACCAATAATTATAGGTGGTGGTCATAATAACGCGTACGGAATTATTAAAGGTACTGCTAGTGCCCTAAAGAAGCCTATTGACATCATTAATTTTGATGCGCATACAGATTTAAGAAGTACAGATTATAGACATAGTGGTAATGGTTTCTCTTATGCATTTAAGCAAGAAAAGAACGCTTACTTGAATCACTATACTGTATTTGGACTTCATGAAAATTATACACCACAATATATTCTTGATGCTATAGAGGGAGGTTCATATAAAGACAGCGTGAGTCTCTTCCTTATGGAAGACATGCTCTTAGAAGCTGCTCAAGTAAGCCAATTTACAAAAGTAAAAAGCACACTTTCAAAAAAGAGTCTTGGTATTGAGGTAGATTGTGATAGTATTGCACACTTTTCAAGTAGTGCGCAGTCCTCTACTGGTTTTAGTCTGGAAATGATGCGCTATTATTTGACCGAGCTTGCACAATTACCATTGCCTGCTTACCTTCATATTTGTGAAGCTTCACCATCAAAAAAGAACAAATCCCAGATAGGTAAGGCACTCACCTATTTAGTAACAGATTTTATAAGAAACTACCGTGAACATCATTCCATATAA
- the hutI gene encoding imidazolonepropionase encodes MKLITNIHQLLVTGDFTTPLSGKNMEAMPYLENAYLVIDEDLIYEYGLMEDLHPIAVEEVIDASGQIVLPMWCDSHTHLVYAATREDEFVDRIKGLTYQEIATKGGGILNSARTLREMSEDDLYKDALVRLNTAIASGTGAIEIKTGYGLTKDAELKMLKVIQRLRKEVNIPVKATLLAAHAFPENYIHNREGYIKEIVEEMIPAFAKAGLCDFIDIFCETGYFTVEEMDSIVTAGKSHGLKAKVHVNQFNSIGGIQKAVALNALSVDHLEELTDADISALQGSTTIPVALPGCSFFLNIPYTPARSIIDAGLPLAIATDYNPGSSPSSSMNFVVSQACINLRMTPAEAIVAATINGAFAMDVAAETGSITKGKKANLIITKPLPSYNAIPYHFGESQIDTLIVNGDIL; translated from the coding sequence ATGAAATTAATAACAAACATACATCAGCTTCTTGTAACAGGTGATTTTACAACTCCCCTATCTGGAAAAAATATGGAGGCAATGCCTTATCTCGAGAATGCATACCTCGTTATTGATGAAGATCTTATTTATGAATATGGTCTTATGGAAGACCTCCATCCTATAGCTGTAGAGGAGGTAATTGATGCCTCTGGACAAATAGTGCTCCCTATGTGGTGTGACTCACACACACATCTTGTATATGCAGCAACGCGCGAAGATGAGTTTGTAGATCGTATTAAAGGTCTTACCTATCAAGAAATTGCTACCAAAGGCGGCGGAATATTAAATAGCGCAAGAACCTTGCGTGAGATGAGTGAAGATGATCTTTATAAAGACGCCCTAGTAAGACTTAATACTGCTATTGCAAGCGGTACTGGCGCTATTGAAATTAAAACCGGTTATGGTCTTACAAAAGATGCAGAACTAAAAATGCTCAAGGTAATACAACGATTGCGTAAAGAAGTAAATATACCTGTTAAGGCTACATTACTTGCTGCACATGCGTTTCCTGAGAATTATATACATAATCGAGAAGGCTATATCAAAGAAATTGTAGAGGAGATGATTCCCGCTTTCGCGAAAGCAGGCTTGTGTGATTTTATAGATATTTTCTGTGAGACTGGCTATTTTACAGTTGAGGAAATGGACAGTATTGTTACGGCAGGAAAATCACATGGTCTCAAAGCAAAAGTTCACGTCAATCAGTTTAATAGTATAGGCGGTATCCAAAAAGCAGTAGCTCTAAATGCACTTTCTGTAGATCATCTAGAAGAATTAACAGACGCTGATATATCGGCTTTACAAGGTTCAACCACGATACCTGTTGCATTGCCTGGCTGTTCTTTCTTCCTGAATATACCATATACACCAGCACGTAGTATTATAGATGCTGGGTTGCCACTTGCGATTGCAACAGATTATAATCCTGGTTCATCCCCTAGTTCATCTATGAATTTTGTGGTCTCTCAGGCTTGTATAAATTTAAGAATGACACCAGCAGAGGCAATTGTAGCGGCCACCATTAATGGCGCTTTTGCCATGGACGTAGCAGCCGAAACTGGAAGTATTACCAAAGGAAAAAAAGCTAATTTAATAATCACAAAACCCCTACCTTCTTATAATGCGATACCTTATCATTTTGGCGAAAGCCAGATAGATACCCTTATCGTAAACGGAGACATTTTATGA
- a CDS encoding trans-sulfuration enzyme family protein encodes MSKSHKGLNTICTHTGEIKDEQFQGAVSPIYLSSSYAFMDVDVKRYPRYFNTPNQEGLSKKIAALEKTEAGMIFGSGMAAVSTALLAFLRSGDHVVLQETLYGGTYNLVVEEFEKYGITYSFTEDLSEAAFAKAITPQTKVIYIETPSNPLMKVTDMKMVAALAKKHGIVTMIDNTFASPVNQNPADFGIDIILHSATKYMGGHSDICAGAIAASQEHMDRIWGLAKNLGGSLSDLTVWMLERSMKTMALRVKAQNRNAKKIAKWLDKKDEISRVYYPGLKSHPDYKLAKKQMSGFGGMMSFELAAHIDAEDFQKALQLIKPSMSLAGVESTMLCPAQTSHSLLGEEERAKQGIADGLIRFSVGIEEKEDLMEDIDQALKAVLKKTVLVAD; translated from the coding sequence ATGAGTAAATCACATAAAGGCCTTAATACAATTTGTACACATACAGGAGAGATTAAAGACGAGCAGTTTCAAGGAGCTGTATCTCCTATTTATTTATCATCTTCTTATGCCTTTATGGATGTAGATGTAAAGCGCTACCCTCGCTATTTTAATACTCCTAATCAAGAAGGATTAAGCAAGAAAATTGCAGCCCTTGAGAAGACAGAGGCTGGGATGATCTTTGGTAGTGGTATGGCGGCAGTAAGTACTGCATTGCTGGCTTTTTTGAGAAGTGGCGACCATGTTGTGCTTCAAGAAACATTATATGGAGGTACGTATAACCTAGTGGTAGAGGAGTTTGAGAAGTACGGTATTACGTATTCTTTTACGGAGGATTTGAGTGAGGCCGCTTTCGCGAAAGCGATAACTCCACAAACTAAAGTGATTTACATTGAGACGCCTTCTAATCCACTTATGAAGGTTACAGACATGAAGATGGTTGCTGCACTTGCCAAAAAGCACGGCATTGTGACCATGATTGATAATACGTTTGCCTCTCCGGTAAACCAGAATCCAGCAGATTTTGGGATTGATATTATACTTCACTCTGCGACAAAATATATGGGAGGGCACAGTGACATCTGTGCAGGAGCAATTGCTGCGAGTCAAGAACATATGGATCGCATCTGGGGTCTAGCAAAAAATCTAGGAGGAAGTCTAAGTGACCTAACCGTATGGATGCTTGAACGCAGTATGAAGACCATGGCATTACGTGTAAAAGCACAAAATAGAAATGCAAAGAAAATAGCCAAATGGCTTGATAAGAAAGACGAAATAAGCCGCGTGTACTATCCAGGGTTAAAATCTCATCCAGACTACAAACTTGCCAAAAAGCAGATGAGCGGTTTTGGAGGGATGATGTCTTTTGAACTTGCAGCACATATTGATGCCGAAGATTTTCAAAAAGCACTACAACTTATCAAACCTTCTATGAGTCTAGCGGGTGTAGAGAGCACCATGCTTTGTCCAGCACAAACTTCGCATTCATTACTAGGAGAAGAAGAACGAGCAAAACAAGGTATCGCAGATGGATTAATTCGCTTTTCTGTAGGAATAGAGGAGAAGGAAGACCTCATGGAAGATATCGATCAAGCGCTAAAGGCAGTATTAAAAAAGACAGTACTAGTTGCGGATTAA
- the bshB1 gene encoding bacillithiol biosynthesis deacetylase BshB1, which produces MKLDILAIGAHPDDVELGCGATLAKEIANGKNVGILDLTRGELGTRGSAEIRDEEAAAAAKILGVAVRENLALADGFFVNDKESQLKIIEVIRKYQPEMVLCNAITDRHIDHGKGSKLASDACFLSGLKKIETSVDGKSQEKWRPKTVYHYIQWQHIEPDVVVDVSGFIDKKCDAVFAYSSQFHDPNNKDGDTPISSETFKESINYRSRDLGRLIGTEYGEGFTVERYPAVDSLFDLK; this is translated from the coding sequence ATGAAACTAGATATACTTGCCATAGGAGCACATCCAGATGATGTAGAATTAGGTTGTGGTGCAACCCTAGCAAAGGAGATAGCAAATGGAAAAAATGTAGGAATACTTGATCTCACAAGAGGCGAACTAGGAACTCGAGGGAGTGCAGAGATACGCGATGAGGAAGCAGCTGCGGCAGCAAAGATTCTAGGTGTAGCAGTACGTGAGAATCTTGCACTTGCAGATGGTTTCTTTGTGAATGATAAAGAGAGCCAACTTAAAATAATCGAAGTAATAAGAAAGTATCAACCGGAAATGGTGCTTTGTAATGCAATTACAGATAGGCATATAGACCACGGAAAAGGCAGTAAACTAGCGAGTGATGCTTGCTTCTTGAGCGGATTGAAAAAGATAGAAACTTCTGTAGACGGAAAGTCACAAGAAAAATGGCGCCCTAAAACGGTATATCACTATATTCAATGGCAACACATAGAGCCAGATGTAGTGGTAGACGTAAGTGGGTTTATAGATAAAAAGTGTGATGCTGTCTTTGCATATAGCTCACAGTTTCACGATCCGAACAATAAAGATGGTGACACTCCTATTTCTAGCGAAACCTTTAAAGAGAGTATTAATTATCGCTCTAGAGACCTAGGACGTCTCATAGGTACAGAATATGGAGAAGGTTTTACCGTAGAGCGTTATCCGGCGGTAGATAGTTTGTTCGATTTAAAATAA
- a CDS encoding M28 family metallopeptidase, translated as MKKYIALMGLGLIALSCNESKKVVAPAAPPEPVLIDVTSLESNENDVRKYTNTITANELQDMLYVFAGDDFEGRNTGDPGQKKAAAYLVNYYKQLEVAPGNNGDYYQIVPKTFFRKGSELNDSENVLAFIEGSEKPNEVLVLSAHLDHVGMDSKGNVFNGADDDGSGTVALLEIAEAFKQAVKDGKGPKRSILFLHVTGEEKGLYGSRFYSENPVYPLANTIADLNIDMIGRNDDAHLEDNNYVYLIGSDKLSTDLHNVSSAVNAKYFDINLDYRYNVENEPNRFYYRSDHYNFAKMNVPIIFYFNGTHEDYHKIGDTPDKINYPLLEKRTKLVFATAWELANRKDRPVVDKAEKEE; from the coding sequence ATGAAAAAATATATTGCCCTCATGGGATTGGGACTCATTGCCCTTTCTTGTAACGAATCTAAAAAAGTAGTAGCACCTGCTGCTCCTCCAGAACCTGTACTTATAGATGTCACCTCATTGGAAAGCAATGAGAACGACGTACGTAAATACACCAATACTATTACTGCAAATGAGCTGCAAGACATGCTCTACGTATTTGCAGGAGATGATTTTGAAGGTCGTAACACAGGAGATCCAGGGCAAAAGAAAGCAGCAGCATACCTAGTAAACTACTATAAGCAATTAGAAGTAGCTCCAGGAAATAATGGTGATTATTACCAGATTGTACCTAAGACTTTTTTTAGAAAAGGAAGCGAATTAAACGACTCAGAAAACGTGCTAGCTTTTATAGAAGGATCAGAGAAGCCTAATGAAGTACTTGTACTCTCTGCACATCTCGACCACGTAGGAATGGACTCAAAGGGAAATGTCTTTAACGGAGCAGATGATGATGGATCTGGTACTGTTGCTTTACTTGAGATCGCCGAGGCTTTTAAACAAGCTGTAAAAGACGGAAAAGGACCTAAGCGCTCTATCCTCTTTTTACACGTTACAGGAGAAGAGAAAGGCTTATACGGGTCTAGATTCTACTCAGAAAATCCAGTGTACCCATTAGCAAACACCATTGCAGACCTTAACATCGATATGATAGGTCGCAATGATGATGCACACTTAGAAGACAACAACTATGTTTATTTAATAGGGTCAGATAAATTAAGTACAGATTTACACAATGTATCATCTGCAGTAAATGCTAAGTATTTTGATATTAATCTAGATTATCGATACAACGTAGAAAATGAGCCTAACCGTTTTTACTACCGCTCAGATCACTACAACTTTGCAAAAATGAATGTGCCTATCATTTTTTACTTTAATGGTACTCATGAAGATTATCACAAAATAGGTGATACACCAGATAAGATTAACTACCCTTTACTTGAAAAGCGCACAAAACTTGTCTTTGCAACTGCTTGGGAACTTGCAAATCGTAAGGATAGACCTGTGGTAGACAAAGCGGAAAAAGAAGAATAA
- the dnaN gene encoding DNA polymerase III subunit beta, whose translation MKFIVSSTYLLKQLQVLGGVINNSNTLPILDNFLFELDGNTLTVSASDLETTMTSKLDVESSDNGAIALPARLLLDTLKTFPEQPLTFTQHENNTVEISSNHGKYALAYADGAEFPNAVSLEDPSVVKIPGSVLATAISNTIFATGNDDLRPVMSGVFFQFGTDGLTFVATDAHKLVKYGRTDVVASQAAEFIMPKKPLNLLKGILSTSDDEIAVEYNESNAKFTFDNVELVCRLIDGKYPNYEAVIPKENPNRLTIDRNQFLNSVRRVSIFSNKTTHQIRLKIAGAELNISAEDIDYSNKAEERLTCDYQGDDMQIGFNSRFLTEMLNNMNANDVSLEMSLPNRAGILTPVDGLDEGEQVTMLVMPVMLNN comes from the coding sequence ATGAAATTTATAGTCTCTAGTACATACCTCCTTAAACAATTACAAGTATTGGGTGGTGTGATAAATAACAGCAACACCTTACCTATACTCGATAATTTCCTTTTTGAATTAGACGGAAATACTCTTACAGTTTCTGCATCAGATCTAGAAACTACGATGACATCAAAATTAGATGTTGAGTCTAGTGATAATGGCGCTATTGCGTTACCAGCTCGTTTACTTCTTGACACGCTTAAGACGTTTCCAGAGCAACCACTTACGTTTACACAACATGAGAACAATACCGTAGAGATAAGCTCAAACCATGGTAAATATGCACTTGCATATGCAGATGGAGCAGAGTTTCCTAATGCAGTATCACTAGAAGATCCTAGTGTTGTAAAAATACCTGGAAGTGTACTAGCTACAGCAATAAGTAATACAATTTTTGCTACAGGAAATGATGATTTACGCCCAGTAATGAGTGGTGTATTTTTTCAGTTTGGTACAGATGGACTAACCTTTGTAGCAACAGATGCTCACAAGCTTGTAAAGTATGGCCGCACAGATGTGGTAGCTTCTCAAGCAGCAGAGTTTATCATGCCTAAGAAACCACTTAACTTACTTAAGGGAATACTTTCTACTTCTGATGATGAAATCGCCGTAGAATATAATGAGAGTAATGCAAAATTTACATTTGACAATGTCGAGCTTGTATGTCGTCTTATTGATGGTAAATACCCTAACTATGAAGCGGTAATCCCAAAAGAGAATCCAAATAGATTAACTATAGACCGTAACCAGTTTTTAAATTCTGTACGTCGTGTTTCTATTTTCTCTAATAAGACTACACACCAGATTCGTTTAAAAATCGCTGGAGCAGAGCTTAACATTTCTGCAGAAGATATTGATTACAGTAATAAAGCAGAAGAGCGTCTTACTTGTGATTATCAAGGTGATGATATGCAAATAGGCTTCAATTCTCGTTTCTTAACGGAGATGCTTAATAATATGAATGCAAATGATGTTTCACTAGAAATGTCACTACCTAATAGAGCAGGTATCCTTACTCCAGTAGATGGACTAGATGAAGGAGAGCAAGTAACAATGCTTGTTATGCCAGTAATGCTTAACAACTAA